Proteins co-encoded in one Saprospira grandis genomic window:
- a CDS encoding STAS/SEC14 domain-containing protein, which yields MNPQTDNEVARTFLLEKQIVEEVYKAVTIDLAMMKSHIEDSLQAYGRDCWYLSDISLLKSTKREARDYLAKNSIAAGAAILTNSPISKMVGNLFLKFNKPDFPTKLFTDREKALLWIKEQIELAKKV from the coding sequence ATGAATCCCCAAACCGACAATGAAGTAGCCCGCACCTTTTTGCTAGAAAAGCAAATTGTAGAAGAAGTGTATAAGGCTGTAACCATCGACTTAGCCATGATGAAAAGCCATATTGAAGACTCTTTGCAGGCCTATGGCCGAGACTGCTGGTACCTTTCAGATATTAGCCTGCTCAAATCTACAAAACGAGAGGCCAGAGACTATCTGGCCAAAAACTCTATTGCCGCAGGGGCCGCTATTCTAACCAATAGCCCCATTTCTAAAATGGTGGGTAACCTATTTCTCAAGTTCAATAAACCCGACTTTCCCACCAAGCTATTTACCGATAGAGAAAAAGCCCTGCTCTGGATCAAGGAACAAATAGAGCTAGCTAAAAAAGTATAA